In Solidesulfovibrio carbinoliphilus subsp. oakridgensis, the sequence AAAGCGCCAGCGCCGCCCGGGAAGGCGCGCGCGAAGGGCTTGACGCCACCGAGGAAGTGTCCCGGTCCATCGACCGGGTCCGGGAGCTCTCGGTCGGGCTCAAGGCCAGCCTCGACACCCTGGGCGAGCGGGCCAAGGGCATCACCGCCATCATGAACGTCATTTCCGACATCGCGGATCAGACCAACCTGCTGGCCTTAAACGCCGCCATCGAGGCCGCCCGGGCCGGGGACGCCGGCCGGGGATTTGCCGTGGTGGCCGACGAGGTCAGAAAGCTCGCCGAAAAGACCATGCAGGCCACCGGCGAGGTGGCCTCCGTGGTTTCGGCCATCAACGACGGGGTCCGGGAAAACGTGTCCGGCATGGACGCGGCCGTGGTCGCGGTAGCCTCGGCCACGGACCTGGCCGGCCGGGCCGGGAAGTCCCTGCGCCATATCGTGTCCATGGTCGAAACGACCACCGACGAAATCCGCTCCATCGCCACGGCCTCGGAACAGCAGTCCGCGGCCTCGGGGGAGATCAACCGGGCCCTGACCGACATCCGGCTGATTTCCGAGGAAACGAGCCGGGACATGGCCGAGGCCCACGCGGAACTCTCGCACCTGTCCCGATCGGCGGCCGACCTGGCCGGGCTGCTCGACAGCCTGCGCCGTGAAGCGGCCGCCGCCCTGCCGGCCTGAGCCGCCCGACACCGGTTCCCCTTCCCGAAAACAAAAAGCCCGGACCGCGTGCACGTGGTCCGGGCTTTTTCCTGTCCGTGGCCGGGGCTAGTTGACGCCCCGCTCGTTAAAAAAGGCGCTGTATTTCTGGTCCGTGCCCTTGATGTGCCCGACAAGCCAGTTTTTGAGGAAGTTCATGACCTCGGTGGTCAAGGCGGCCCGGTTGCTGCGGAAGTCGTTGCCAAAGGCGATGACCTTGTCGACGAAGGCCTCGTGTTCTTTCCGGTGGTTGCGGTAGGCGGGGTACTTGTACTGCTCCATGAGCTTTTCCTCGTACCCGAAATGCTCGACCGCGTAGTTTTCGAGTTCCCGCAGGATCGCCTCCACCTGGTCCTTGCCCTTGCCCGAGCGCATGGCCTCGTGCAGGTCGCAGATCATACCCACCAGTTTCTGGTGCTGCCCGTCGATCTCGCCGATGCCGACAGCCAGGGACTGGTCCCACTGCAGGATGCCGCCGCCGATGGAGCAGGCCGCCGCCCCGCCGTTGCCCGACGCTTTGGCGGCAGCCGGTTTTCCGAAGGCAGCAGGCGTTTTGGCCGACATCGGGCGCGGCGCGGCCGGCCTGGCCGGGGCCGGACGCGAAGCCGGCAGGGCCTTGGCCGCAGGCCGGGAGGCGGAAAACGATCCGGCCGGGGCCGGCCGGGAGGCGGCCAGGGATTTTGCGCCCGGCCTGGACGGCGGCAAGGCGGCACGGACCGGCGCCCGGGACGCGGCCACGGCGCGCGGCGGCGTCGGCACCACGCGGCGGGTGGCGGTCGTATCCCCGGTCATCTGCCGGATGACCTCGTCGAGTTCGCCCGACAGGGCGGAGAGGGCGGCGAGGGCCGCTGTCGCCACTTCCATGCCGTCGGCCGTTTCGTTGGCGATGCGGTTGACCTCTTCCACCGCCCGGTTGATCTCCTCGGAAGTCGCGGACTGCTGCTCCGAGGCCGTGGCGATGGACGCGACCTGGGAGGCCGTCACATCGACGATGCCCACGATCTCGTCCATGAACCGGCCCGAGTCGGCAGCGGCCCGGGTGCTTTCCTCGATGCCCGAGGCGGCCGATTCCACGGCCGCGATATTCTCCCGCGCCTGCCCCTGGATGGAAACCACGGCGTTGCCCACCTCCTTGGTCGCGGCCATGGTCTTTTCGGCGAGCTTTCTGACCTCGTCGGCCACCACGGCAAATCCCCGGCCGGCATCCCCGGCCCGGGCGGCCTCGATGGCGGCGTTTAAGGCCAGCAGGTTGGTCTGGTCCGCAATGTCGGAAATGACGTTCATGATGTGGCCGATGTTGTCGGCCTGCTGCCCAAGGCGCGTCATGGACTCCTTGAGGTCAAGGATGCGGGTGCGGATGGTCTCGATGGAACTGACGGCCGAACGCACGCCCTCGGCTCCGGTCAGGGCCTTGCCCTTGGCCCCGTCGGCGCTGGCCGCGGCGGCGGCCGCGTTTCTGGCCACCTCGAGGACGGTGGAGTTCATCTCTTCCATGGCCGTGGCCGTCTCGATCATGCGGTCGCGCTGGTGCTGGGCCCCGCTTGCGACCTGCTCGGCCTGGACCAGCAGGTTCGAGGACTCGTCCATCACGGATTGGGAAACGGAGCGGGCCTTGCCGGCGGCTTCGTTCATGCGGTCCAGCAGTTCCGTGGTGCGGCTTTCCTGCTCCCTGGCGGCGGCCAGGGCCGCCTGGGTTTCTGCGGTCTGCAATTCGCAGGCCCGGCCCTTCTCCCGGGCCTCGGCCATTTCCTTCTCCAGGGAGGCCACCATCCGCGACATGGCGTCGCGCAGCTCGGCCAGTTCCGGCGGATAGCCGCCGGCGGCCACGGCCTTGAGGTTGCCGCCGGCAACAGCCGCAGCGTATTCCCCGAGCCGGGCCAGGGGCCCGGTCAGGGTGCGGCCGAGCAGGGCCAGCACGGCGATGAAGACCGCCGCCCCCAGGGCCATGCCGGCCGCCTGGACGGTCATCAGCCGTTCGAGGTCGCCTTCGTTGTCCTTTTGCAGGCGGCCGACGGCCTTGTCCAGGGCCATGGCCACGGCGTTGGCCGAGGCCATGATCTGGTCGGCCGTGGCGGCGTCGTCGCGGGTCAGGGCGGTCTCCACCACGGCGGCGAATTCCTTGAACCGGTGGCCCGCGTCTTGGAAAAGCGCGGCCGTATCCCGGTCCGGAACCGGAATGTGGAACCGGGTCTGGCCGATGGCGTAGTCGCCACCCGTGATGAGAACCAGCTGGGCCCTTTCCAGGGCTCCCAGGCGGGAACGGACCTCGTCGGCCACGGACGAGGCGGTGCCCTGGGCCTTGGCCTGGCGCAGGCGGGCCAGGCTGTCCTTGCCGATTTCGTGAACCATGGACCGCTGCAGGGCGGTCAGGTCAATGGCTTCCCCATCCGCCTTCTGGTCGGAAACCAGTGTCCAGGTCGTGGCGAACATGGCGCAGCTCAGCAAAAACAGGATCCCGAGAGAGCAGAGGATTTGCGTGCGGATTCTCATGGTGAATCTCCTTGTCCGGCCGGTTGGCCGGAAACATCAGAACGAGCCCGAGCCAGGCCGTTCGAGCATGAGGCCCCGACCAAAGTCAATGCACATTTTTGTTATCGAAAAAGTGCGGTTGCGGTGGAAAGGAGTTGTTCCAGTTCGGCATCGCGAAGCGACAGCCGTTTTCGCAGCCGGCCGATCTCTTCGCCCGGATCGAACAACGGATAATCGCTGCCAAAGAGGATGCGGTCGCGGGGATGGCCGGAAACGATGCGCGACAGGGTGTCGTCATCGATGAAGGCAAGTGTGCTCGACGTGTCGATATAGACGTTTTTGCCGACCAGATGCTCGAGGGCGTACTGCCAGTGGAGATAGCCGCCCATGTGGGCGGCGATGACGGTCAGGTTCGGGAAGTCGCGCAAAATGGCCGCCACCTTGGCCGGGCAGGAGTTGTTCTCGGCCGGCGGCAGCCGGTCGCCCACGTGGAGCATGACCACGAACCGCCCCGAGAGGGCCTCGAAGATGGGCCACAGCTTGCGGTCGTCCAGGCGGAAACCCTGGAAATCCGCGTGGAACTTGATGCCCTTGATGCCGGACCGCCACAGCCGGTCGAGTTCGCGCTCGAAATCCGGAAAATCGGTGTGCAGTGTGCCGAAGGCCAGGACCTCGGGATATTCGCGGTGGATGCGAATGGCCCAGTTGTTGGCCGGGACGACTTGGGCCGGGGCCGTGGCCGCGTTGTGGACCACCACCCGGTCCAACCCCGCCTTTTTGGCCCGGGCGAGCAGGTCGTCGATCTGGCCGGTGCCGACGGGGTGGATGCCATAGTGGTCTTCAAGCTGCGTGAGGACCTTGTTCGCGATCTTCGGATGATAGGCGTGCGTATGGATGTCAATGAACATGATGGTGCCAAGTCGGAGAAAAGGAAGGAAGGTTACACGGAAAAGAGGCTGCGAAGCCAATCCGGGACGGCAATGGGCCTGCCCTCGGGCGAGGTGCAGGCGTGGAGGGTCTCGCCGGCGGCCAGGAGGACCCCGTCGTCCGGCGGACCGAAAACCTGATAGACAAAGGTGACCGAGGCCCGGCCCCAGGCGGCCACGCCGGCCCGGACCACGATGTCCTCATCATAATGGGCGGGCCGGAGGTAGCGGACGGCCATGTCGCGCACCGGCAGCCAGACCCCCCGCGCCTCCACTGCGGCGTAGCTCATGCCGCGCTCGCGGATGAACCGGCCTCTGGCCTGCTCGAACCAGTGGGGATAGTGGCCGTAGTAGGCATAGCCCATGCGGTCGGTCTCGCCGTAGGAAACGGTCAGGCGCAGCCGGGTGTCCGGCCGGGGGAAGCCTTCGGGCTTGAGAATGAGGGCCATGGCTGCCTAGCGGCTCCAGGCCGCGGCCTCGGGCAGCAACCTGTGGCCGGGCGCGACCACAAGGCCCGTTTTCCCGGCTTCTCGTTCGCTAAACGCCGCCGCGCCGCATGGGGTCACGCCCCGCTTCCAGAAAAGAAACGGTACGGGATCGGCCGTATGGGTGCGGATGGCAATGGGCGTCGGGTGGTCGCAGGCGATCAGAAAGGCGGCCTCGCCGCCCAGGGCTTCGAGCATGGGACCGACCACCCGGGCGTCGAACCGGGCCACGGCCTCGGTCTTGCCGGCCGCATCGCCGCCATGCCCGCACTCGTCCGGGGCCTCGACATGGACGAAGACGAAGTCCCCGTCTTTTAAAAATTCCAGGGCCGCCGCCACCTTGCCCTCGTAGTTGGTCTCGAGGAGCCCCGTGGCTCCGGGCACATCCAAGACAGCCATGCCGGCCGCCCGGCCAAGGCCCTTGACCAGATCGACGGCCGACACCACCGCCCCGCGAAGGCCGAAGGTGGCCGTAAAATCCGGCAGCGTAAGCGCCCTGCCCTGTCCCCACGGCCACACGGCATTGGCCTTGCTCGCATTGTCCGGCCCGGCCAGGACCTTGGCGGCGCAGGCGGCAAAGTCCCACAGGGCGGGCGCACGCCGCAGTTCCGCCAGATCCGGGGCGATGCCCTGGTCCGTGATGTCGTGGGGCGGCCGCACCGCCACCCGGGCCTCTTCCCGGCCGGCCGCTCCCTTGGCTACGAGCAGGTGGCGGTACTGGATGCCGGGATGGAGCTCGTAGCCGTCCGGACAGCACTCCCGGCCGATCCGCTCCACCAGGGCCCGGGACACGTCGGTGGCGATGTGGCCGGCCGAATAGTCGCGCATGAGCCCCGTATCGGCGAATTCGCTGACGGCAACGGTATTGAGCCGGAATACCACGTCGTCCGGATCCAGGGCCAGGCCCATGGCCGCCGCCTCGATGGGGCCGCGCCCGGTATGGTGGACGGCCGGGTCAAAACCCAGAAGCGACATGTTGGCCACGTCCGACCCCGGAGCCATGCCGTCCGGCACGGTCCGGCACAGGCCGAGCATGCCCTCCCGGGCCAGCCGGTCCATGTGCGGCGTGGGGGCCGCCTCCATGGGCGTTTTTCCGCCCAGGGCGGCAACCGGCTCGTCGCCCATGCCGTCGGCGATGAGGAAGACCAACTTGGAAGTGGGAACAGACAAAAGATGCCTCCGGCGGCCAGAGAGAAACTTTTTGAAAAAAGTTTCTCTCTGGACTCTCTTCAAAAACTTTTGGCGCGCTTCGCGTCGGACGCGGCAGCGGCGCGGTTCCTGCGGCGACCATCCGGCCCGGGCCGGCTTTCCTCCCGCTCCCCGCTGCAACGACAGGAGCCTGGGAGACGTTTCAAACCCCGCCGAGGGGGTCCGGGGGGATCATCCCCCCGGCGGGTCCAGGGCAGCGCCCCGGCCTACAGGACCCGGAAGTGCACGGTGCCGGGTTTGATGAACGGCATGGCGGCGGCGTCTTCGAGCACGCCCTTGATGGCCCGGGTGGGGGCCTCGTGGGTCAGGAAGACGATGGGCACGTAGCCGTCCTCGGGTTCGCCCTTTTGCACGGCCTGCCGGATGCTGACGCCGTGGACGCCCATGGATTTGGAGATGGCGGCCATGACGCCCGGCTGGTCCTTGACCGTGAAATGGACGTAATGCGGGCTTACGGCCTCGTCCGGATCGGGCAGGTCCGCGTCCGGCAGGGGCTCGGCCAGAAAGCCGGTGTTGTTGGGGATCATGCCTTCCCGGGCCAGAGCCAGGATGTCGGCCAGGACGGCGCTGCCGGTCGGCAGGTCCCCGGCTCCCTTGCCGTGGAGGATGATGGGCCCCGAGGCGTCGCCTTCGACACGCACGGCGTTAAACGCCCCCTTGACGCTGGCCAGGAGGAAATCCTTGTGCACCAGCATCGGATAGACGCCGGCGGCGAGCTTGCCGTCCACGTCCCGGACCTGGCCGATAAGCTTTATGGTGTAGCCAAATTCGCCGGCGAACCGGATGTCCTCGGGCGTGACCCGGGTGATGCCCTCGACCGGCAGCCTGGAAAGAGGCAGATTCTGGCCATAGGCGAGGCGGATGAGCAAAATGAGCTTGTGGGCCGCGTCAATGCCCTGGATGTCCAGGGTCGGGTCGCACTCGGCGTAGCCCTTGGCCTGGGCCTGGCACAGGGCATCGGCAAAGGACAGGCCGGCGTCGCTCATGTTGCTCAGGATATAGTTGGCCGTGCCGTTTAAAATGCCGATGATGCTTTGGATGCGGTTGCCGGCCAGGGAGGATTTCAGGGTCTCGACAATGGGCACGGCGCCGGCGCAGCTGGCCTCGTAGTAGAGGCCAAGCCCCTTTTGCGCAGCTAAGGTGAAAAGCTCCGGCCCGCGTTCGGCGAGCAGGGCCTTGTTGGCCGAAACCACGTGCTTGCCGGCCGAAAGCGCCTTGTGGATAAGGTCAAAGGCGGCGTCCAGGCCGCCGATGAGCTCGACCACGATATCGATGTCCGGGTCCGTGACCAGGGCGTCGGGATCGGTGGTCAACTCCGTGCCCGGGCCGAGGGCCACGGCCCGGGGCTTGGCCAGGTCGCGGACCAGGACCTTCTTGACGACCACACGACGCCCAAGACGCCTGGCAATCCAGTCGGCGTTGCGCTCTAAGATGGACACAAGGCCGGACCCGACAGTGCCGAGTCCGGCCAGCCCGATGCGGACGGGAGCGTCTGTTACGGCGTTCATCCGGAAAGCACCTTCTTGATGCCACGCATGGCCTGGTTGATGCGGTGGCGGTTTTCGACCAGGGCGAAGCGGACGTGGTTGTCGCCGAAGTGGCCAAAGCCGAGGCCCGGGGACACGGCGACGCCGGCCTCGCGCAGGAGCAGCTTCGAGAATTCCACGGACTTGAGGTGAGCGAACTCCTCGGGAATCTTGGCCCACACGAACATGGTGGACTTGGGCGAGGGCACGTCCCAGCCGGCCCGGCTCAATCCCTCGATCAGCGCATCGCGGCGATCCTGGTGGACGTCCATGATCTCGCGCACGCACTCCTGGGGCCCATTCAGGGCGACGGTGGCCGCGATCTGGATGGGCTGGAAGATGCCGTAGTCGAGGTAGCTCTTGATGCGGGTCAGCGCATGGACCATCTCCGGGTTGCCGCAGCAGAACCCGACGCGCCAACCGGCCATGGAATAGCTCTTGGTCAGCGAGAAGAACTCCACGCCCACGTCCTTGGCGCCCTTGGCCTGCAAAAAGCTCGGTGGCTGGTAGCCGTCGAAGCCGAAGTCGGCGTAGGCGAAGTCGTGGATCACCATGATGTCGTGTTCCTTGGCGAAATCCACGATGCGCTGGAAGAAGTCGATGTCCACGGTGGCCGTGGTCGGGTTGTGGGGAAAGGAGATGATGAGGAGCTTGGGCTGGGGCCAGGTCTGCCGGGTCGCGGCGAGCAGGTCCTCGATGAAGTCGCGGTCGTGGCTGATGGGGATGCGCCGCACGTCCGCGCCGGCGATGATGCAGGAATAGGGGTGGATGGGATAGGACGGATCGGTGGCGAAGACCACATCGCCCGGCGAGAGCATGACCAGGGCCAGGTGGGCCAGGCCTTCCTTGGCGCCCATGGTGACCACGGCCTCGGTTTCCGGGTCGATGTCCACGTCGAAACGGCGCTTGTACCAGCCGGAGATGGCGTTTCGCAGGCCCTTGATGCCCTTGGATGCCGAGTAGCGGTGGTTGACGGCCTTTTGGGCGGCCTCAACGAGTTTCTCGACGATATGGGGGGGCGTGGGCAGGTCGGGGTTGCCCATGCCGAGGTCGATGACGTCTTCGTTGCGGCGCCGCATCTGCATTTTCAGCTCGTTGACGGTGGCGAAGACGTATGGCGGCAGGCGCTCCATACGCGCGAACTTTTTCATGCCCTGGACTCCTTTTGAGGGGGGCTCGTTTCAGGCGAAAGGTGAGCATATCCGCGGGGCAGGGGCTCTGTAAAGAGCGGGAATGGGTTCTGATGCGGGCGCTGCATATTTTTTCTTGACCTGGGCCGGGCAAACATTTATTCCGCCGTTTTGCGGAGAGGTGGCCGAGCTGGCCGAAGGCGCTCGCCTGCTAAGCGGGTAACGGGGGTAAACCCTGTTCGAGGGTTCGAATCCCTCCCTCTCCGCCAGATTTTTCTGTTTTTATTGAGAAAAGCCGTCCCACACAGGGCGGCTTTTCGCTTTTGTCGACCTGCGGTGCAAGTAGCGAATCCCACGTCGACCTACTTGTCGACCTACCCTCTCTTCGAAAATATTTCCGCTCACCGCTAACCCACGGCCCCAATCCCCCTCCCCGTTCCCATCGCCCTCCCCCTTGACACGAGTCCAATGGAAAAATGGAGAGAGCACCACGCGGCCACCCCCGCTTTCTTTCAGGCGGGACATCCGCCACTGCCTGATCATCACATGACTCCATTATTAGGGGGGAGCGCGCCGCGGCTCCATCC encodes:
- a CDS encoding bacteriohemerythrin gives rise to the protein MRIRTQILCSLGILFLLSCAMFATTWTLVSDQKADGEAIDLTALQRSMVHEIGKDSLARLRQAKAQGTASSVADEVRSRLGALERAQLVLITGGDYAIGQTRFHIPVPDRDTAALFQDAGHRFKEFAAVVETALTRDDAATADQIMASANAVAMALDKAVGRLQKDNEGDLERLMTVQAAGMALGAAVFIAVLALLGRTLTGPLARLGEYAAAVAGGNLKAVAAGGYPPELAELRDAMSRMVASLEKEMAEAREKGRACELQTAETQAALAAAREQESRTTELLDRMNEAAGKARSVSQSVMDESSNLLVQAEQVASGAQHQRDRMIETATAMEEMNSTVLEVARNAAAAAASADGAKGKALTGAEGVRSAVSSIETIRTRILDLKESMTRLGQQADNIGHIMNVISDIADQTNLLALNAAIEAARAGDAGRGFAVVADEVRKLAEKTMAATKEVGNAVVSIQGQARENIAAVESAASGIEESTRAAADSGRFMDEIVGIVDVTASQVASIATASEQQSATSEEINRAVEEVNRIANETADGMEVATAALAALSALSGELDEVIRQMTGDTTATRRVVPTPPRAVAASRAPVRAALPPSRPGAKSLAASRPAPAGSFSASRPAAKALPASRPAPARPAAPRPMSAKTPAAFGKPAAAKASGNGGAAACSIGGGILQWDQSLAVGIGEIDGQHQKLVGMICDLHEAMRSGKGKDQVEAILRELENYAVEHFGYEEKLMEQYKYPAYRNHRKEHEAFVDKVIAFGNDFRSNRAALTTEVMNFLKNWLVGHIKGTDQKYSAFFNERGVN
- a CDS encoding amidohydrolase family protein, with the protein product MFIDIHTHAYHPKIANKVLTQLEDHYGIHPVGTGQIDDLLARAKKAGLDRVVVHNAATAPAQVVPANNWAIRIHREYPEVLAFGTLHTDFPDFERELDRLWRSGIKGIKFHADFQGFRLDDRKLWPIFEALSGRFVVMLHVGDRLPPAENNSCPAKVAAILRDFPNLTVIAAHMGGYLHWQYALEHLVGKNVYIDTSSTLAFIDDDTLSRIVSGHPRDRILFGSDYPLFDPGEEIGRLRKRLSLRDAELEQLLSTATALFR
- a CDS encoding acyl-CoA thioesterase is translated as MALILKPEGFPRPDTRLRLTVSYGETDRMGYAYYGHYPHWFEQARGRFIRERGMSYAAVEARGVWLPVRDMAVRYLRPAHYDEDIVVRAGVAAWGRASVTFVYQVFGPPDDGVLLAAGETLHACTSPEGRPIAVPDWLRSLFSV
- a CDS encoding cofactor-independent phosphoglycerate mutase — encoded protein: MSVPTSKLVFLIADGMGDEPVAALGGKTPMEAAPTPHMDRLAREGMLGLCRTVPDGMAPGSDVANMSLLGFDPAVHHTGRGPIEAAAMGLALDPDDVVFRLNTVAVSEFADTGLMRDYSAGHIATDVSRALVERIGRECCPDGYELHPGIQYRHLLVAKGAAGREEARVAVRPPHDITDQGIAPDLAELRRAPALWDFAACAAKVLAGPDNASKANAVWPWGQGRALTLPDFTATFGLRGAVVSAVDLVKGLGRAAGMAVLDVPGATGLLETNYEGKVAAALEFLKDGDFVFVHVEAPDECGHGGDAAGKTEAVARFDARVVGPMLEALGGEAAFLIACDHPTPIAIRTHTADPVPFLFWKRGVTPCGAAAFSEREAGKTGLVVAPGHRLLPEAAAWSR
- a CDS encoding homoserine dehydrogenase; this encodes MNAVTDAPVRIGLAGLGTVGSGLVSILERNADWIARRLGRRVVVKKVLVRDLAKPRAVALGPGTELTTDPDALVTDPDIDIVVELIGGLDAAFDLIHKALSAGKHVVSANKALLAERGPELFTLAAQKGLGLYYEASCAGAVPIVETLKSSLAGNRIQSIIGILNGTANYILSNMSDAGLSFADALCQAQAKGYAECDPTLDIQGIDAAHKLILLIRLAYGQNLPLSRLPVEGITRVTPEDIRFAGEFGYTIKLIGQVRDVDGKLAAGVYPMLVHKDFLLASVKGAFNAVRVEGDASGPIILHGKGAGDLPTGSAVLADILALAREGMIPNNTGFLAEPLPDADLPDPDEAVSPHYVHFTVKDQPGVMAAISKSMGVHGVSIRQAVQKGEPEDGYVPIVFLTHEAPTRAIKGVLEDAAAMPFIKPGTVHFRVL
- a CDS encoding aminotransferase class I/II-fold pyridoxal phosphate-dependent enzyme — translated: MKKFARMERLPPYVFATVNELKMQMRRRNEDVIDLGMGNPDLPTPPHIVEKLVEAAQKAVNHRYSASKGIKGLRNAISGWYKRRFDVDIDPETEAVVTMGAKEGLAHLALVMLSPGDVVFATDPSYPIHPYSCIIAGADVRRIPISHDRDFIEDLLAATRQTWPQPKLLIISFPHNPTTATVDIDFFQRIVDFAKEHDIMVIHDFAYADFGFDGYQPPSFLQAKGAKDVGVEFFSLTKSYSMAGWRVGFCCGNPEMVHALTRIKSYLDYGIFQPIQIAATVALNGPQECVREIMDVHQDRRDALIEGLSRAGWDVPSPKSTMFVWAKIPEEFAHLKSVEFSKLLLREAGVAVSPGLGFGHFGDNHVRFALVENRHRINQAMRGIKKVLSG